The following are encoded together in the Bos javanicus breed banteng chromosome X, ARS-OSU_banteng_1.0, whole genome shotgun sequence genome:
- the LOC133242018 gene encoding cytochrome c oxidase subunit 7B, mitochondrial-like: protein MFNLRMFPLAKNALSHLRVQSIQQAVAKQIHQKRAPDFHDKYGNAVLASGATFCVAVGVYMATQIGIEWNPSPVGRVTPKEWREQ, encoded by the coding sequence ATGTTCAACCTCAGGATGTTTCCCTTGGCCAAAAACGCACTAAGTCATCTGAGAGTTCAAAGCATTCAGCAAGCAGTGGCAAAGCAGATCCATCAAAAGCGGGCACCTGATTTCCATGACAAATATGGTAATGCTGTATTAGCTAGTGGAGCCACTTTCTGTGTTGCTGTAGGGGTATATATGGCAACACAAATTGGAATAGAGTGGAACCCATCGCCTGTTGGCAGAGTCACCCCAAAGGAATGGAGAGAACAGTAA